A genomic region of Eucalyptus grandis isolate ANBG69807.140 chromosome 5, ASM1654582v1, whole genome shotgun sequence contains the following coding sequences:
- the LOC104443751 gene encoding nudix hydrolase 14, chloroplastic produces the protein MTHLHLLHLRLLQPSRATISIAGKITTLPSPPRWSRPPCCRMSSGSDPSPPLSHTLTLPVQPAEPVHVVAATGVSDSQFRSAIDSSLFKQWLKNLQSETGILSSGAGTLKRVLIQGVDMFGSRIGFLKFKADIFDKETGKKVPGIVFARGPAVAVLILLDSDGVTYAVLTEQARVPMGRFVLELPAGMLDDDKGDFVGTAVREVEEETGIQLNLKDMVDLTAFLNPSTGCRVIPSPGGCDEELGIFLFRGNVDSAIIKQLQGKETGLQDHGELIKVRVIPYEKLWRATGDAKVLMAIGLYEMAKREGLLPLINQPATSARQ, from the exons ATGActcaccttcatcttcttcatcttcgtcttcttcaaccttctcgcGCTACGATCTCCATCGCCGGAAAGATCACTACTCTCCCATCGCCGCCCCGCTGGAGCAGACCGCCGTGCTGCAGGATGTCGAGCGGCTCGGACCCATCTCCGCCCCTCTCCCACACCCTCACTCTGCCCGTCCAGCCCGCCGAGCCCGTCCACGTCGTCGCCGCCACCGGAGTCTCCGATTCCCAGTTCAG GAGCGCCATCGATTCCTCTCTGTTCAAGCAGTGGCTCAAGAACTTGCAAAGCGAAACCGGGATTTTGTCCAGTGGTGCTGGGACGCTGAAACGGGTGCTTATACAG GGCGTGGATATGTTTGGAAGCCGCATTGGCTTTCTCAAATTCAAGGCAGATATTTTTGACAAGGAAACTGGGAAAAAG gtGCCAGGTATAGTATTTGCTCGAGGACCAGCTGTAGCCGTGCTGATATTGTTGGATTCGGATGGAGTAACTTATGCTGTTCTTACTGAGCAG GCTAGAGTTCCCATGGGGAGGTTTGTTTTGGAATTGCCTGCTGGAATGTTGGATGATGACAAAGGCGATTTTGTTGGCACAGCGGTTCGCGAG GTCGAAGAGGAGACAGGCATCCAGCTGAATCTGAAAGACATGGTTGACCTGACAGCTTTTCTCAATCCATCTACTGGATGCAGGGTGATTCCTTCTCCG GGAGGTTGTGATGAAGAACTAGGCATCTTCCTATTCAGAGGGAATGTGGACTCAGCGATCATCAAGCAGCTGCAAGGCAAGGAAACTGGTCTGCAAGATCATGGTGAGCTTATTAAGGTTCGTGTCATACCTTATGAGAAACTGTGGCGCGCAACCGGTGATGCGAAGGTTCTAATGGCGATTGGGCTCTACGAAATGGCCAAGCGAGAGGGTCTCCTTCCTTTGATAAATCAACCTGCTACTTCAGCGAGACAATGA
- the LOC104443753 gene encoding copper chaperone for superoxide dismutase, chloroplastic/cytosolic — translation MGFFLLRSAATITTAVAASAVPAALALASSHHRSPAPSSSSCSVACSCSIRFPRFPNPSFLSLSHSSGHVGSSATVRGRDSAPSALHMDAPASDLEPTSQNGAVLPELLTEYMVDMKCEGCVNAVKSKLQTVEGVKNIEVDLSNQVVRILGNSPVKTLTEALEQTGRKARLIGQGVPEDFLISAAVAEFKGPDVFGVVRLAQVNMELARIEANFSGLSPGKHGWSINEYGDLTRGAASTGKVFNPTAEATADQPLGDLGTLDTDEKGEAFFSGIKEKLRVADLIGRSIAIYESEDKSDAGIAAAVIARSAGVGENYKKLCTCDGTTIWESSNNDFVTSKV, via the exons ATGGGGTTCTTCTTGCTAAGGTCAGCGGCCACCATCACAACAGCCGTCGCGGCTTCTGCTGTCCCCGCGGCTCTCGCCCTCGCTTCTTCCCATCACCGCTCTCccgctccttcttcttcttcttgttccgTCGCCTGTTCTTGCTCCATCCGCTTCCCCAGGTTTCCGAACCCGAGCTTCCTGTCCCTCTCTCATTCTTCCGGCCACGTGGGCTCTTCGGCGACCGTAAGAGGCCGTGACTCCGCCCCCTCGGCTCTTCACATGGACGCGCCCGCCTCCGATCTCGAACCCACCTCCCAG AATGGTGCTGTCTTGCCGGAGCTGCTT ACTGAGTATATGGTTGATATGAAGTGCGAGGGTTGTGTTAATGCTGTGAAGAGCAAGTTGCAGACTGTTGAGG GAGTGAAAAACATCGAGGTGGACTTGAGCAATCAAGTGGTTCGGATTCTGGGTAATTCACCTGTCAAGACTTTGACCGAAGCATTGGAGCAGACTGGTCGTAAAGCCCGTTTGATAGGCCAAGGTGTACCAGAAG ATTTTCTAATATCTGCCGCCGTAGCAGAATTCAAAGGTCCGGATGTTTTTGGAGTAGTTCGCTTAGCTCAAGTGAACATGGAATTGGCTAGGATCGAAGCCAATTTTAGTGGGTTGTCTCCTGGGAAGCATGGTTGGTCCATTAACGAATATGGTGATTTGACCCGAGGGGCAGCAAGCACTGGGAAAGTTTTCAATCCGACTGCTGAAGCAACTGCAGATCAG CCCCTTGGCGACCTGGGAACACTGGATACTGATGAGAAGGGTGAGGCTTTCTTCTCTGGCATCAAAGAGAAGCTGCGGGTTGCCGATCTCATTGGACGCTCAATAGCAATCTATGAAAGTGAAGATAAATCAGATGCAGGTATTGCAGCTGCTGTAATTGCAAGAAGTGCCGGCGTGGGAGAGAACTACAAGAAGCTGTGTACGTGTGATGGGACCACCATATGGGAGTCAAGTAACAATGATTTCGTCACCAGCAAAGTCTGA
- the LOC104445984 gene encoding LOW QUALITY PROTEIN: subtilisin-like protease 1 (The sequence of the model RefSeq protein was modified relative to this genomic sequence to represent the inferred CDS: deleted 2 bases in 1 codon): MGDRKCRLSPNTTIIFILADGASSSLSTYIIQVQKPKDKDLTTLEDLDTLYRSFLPPAASSNQEQRMVHSYRNVLSGFAAKLTAEEAKAIREKDRVLHVRPEKALSLHTTHTPNFLGLHQGVGLWNDSNYGKGMIIGVLDTGIFPDHPSFSDEGMPPPPAKWKGRCDFNGTSCNNKLIGARSFTSSSTTHAQAVPPYDGEGHGTHTSSTAAGAFVRDASALGHAKGTATGMAPLAHLAMYKVCDANGCLESDILAGLDTAIEDGVDVLSLSLGGISQPFFDDSIAIGAFAATQKGIFVSCSAGNSGPSDGTLSNEAPWILTVGASSIDRTIKATAHLGNGQEFDGETLYQPHDFPPTLLPLIYAGVNGDPSSALCLPGSLGGRSDLQGKVVVCDIGDGRGRVAKGQEVKNAGGAAMILVNGPIEGYTTLVDAHVLPAVHVSYVAGMVIKDYLSTAQAPAGTILFKGTLIGRSVAPAVSFFSSRGPNFQSPGILKPDIIGPGVNIIAGWPFPLDNSTNLKHAFNVISGTSMSCPHLSGVAALLKSAHPDWSPAAIKSAILTTATTSNLERRPIVDQTLHPADIFATGAGHVNPSKAVDPGLIYDVGPQDYIAYLCGLGYTDSEIETIVQETVTCSSIPSIPDYQLNYPSISVRFEGSVNTVSVTRTVRNVGPAKSRYILSLIDPIMGLDSIGVSPGDLEFTEVNQTVSYTVDFTRSVDWNTTATPFAQGAITWVSGQHSVRTPVAVLFE; the protein is encoded by the exons ATGGGAGACCGGAAATGCAGATTGTCTCCAAACACCACGATCATTTTCATTCTCG CTGATGGTGCAAGTAGCTCATTGTCGACTTATATCATCCAAGTGCAGAAGCCGAAAGACAAAGATCTCACTACTTTGGAGGATCTCGATACTCTGTATCGGTCATTTTTACCT CCAGCAGCCAGCTCCAACCAAGAACAAAGAATGGTACACTCATACCGAAATGTACTATCCGGGTTTGCGGCCAAATTGACCGCTGAGGAAGCTAAAGCCATTCGAGAGAAGGACCGTGTTTTGCACGTGCGTCCGGAGAAGGCGCTCTCTCTGCACACAACTCACACGCCCAACTTCTTGGGATTGCACCAAGGAGTCGGGCTCTGGAATGACTCGAACTACGGGAAGGGCATGATAATCGGAGTATTGGACACGGGGATTTTCCCTGACCACCCTTCCTTCAGCGATGAGGGGATGCCTCCGCCCCCGGCCAAGTGGAAGGGCAGGTGTGACTTCAACGGCACATCTTGCAACAACAAGCTCATTGGTGCGAGGTCGTTCACCAGTTCGAGCACGACTCATGCACAGGCCGTTCCGCCGTACGATGGTGAGGGCCATGGCACGCACACTTCAAGCACGGCTGCCGGTGCTTTTGTGAGGGATGCCAGCGCGCTCGGTCATGCCAAAGGCACGGCCACAGGCATGGCGCCTCTTGCGCATTTGGCAATGTACAAGGTTTGTGATGCAAACGGGTGCCTCGAGAGCGACATATTAGCTGGGCTCGACACGGCCATAGAGGACGGTGTCGATGTGCTTTCCCTCTCTTTAGGAGGAATATCCCAACCGTTCTTCGACGACTCGATCGCGATAGGTGCATTTGCTGCCACCCAAAAGGGAATTTTCGTCAGCTGCTCCGCAGGGAATAGCGGGCCGTCCGACGGCACATTGTCAAACGAAGCACCGTGGATTCTCACCGTGGGAGCGAGCAGCATCGACCGCACCATAAAGGCCACGGCGCACCTTGGGAATGGCCAAGAGTTTGATGGGGAGACACTCTACCAGCCCCACGACTTCCCTCCGACGCTGCTTCCCCTTATTTATGCGGGAGTAAACGGAGATCCATCCTCGGCCCTCTGCCTCCCAGGATCACTAGGAGGCCGCTCGGATCTCCAAGGGAAAGTGGTTGTGTGTGACATCGGCGACGGCAGAGGGCGAGTCGCAAAAGGTCAAGAGGTCAAAAATGCGGGTGGTGCGGCCATGATCCTCGTGAATGGTCCCATCGAGGGTTACACCACATTGGTCGATGCGCATGTCCTACCCGCGGTCCATGTGAGCTACGTTGCAGGGATGGTGATTAAAGACTACCTAAGCACGGCGCAGGCACCAGCAGGCACGATCCTATTCAAAGGCACCCTCATCGGTAGATCGGTTGCCCCGGCCGTATCATTCTTCTCTTCCCGTGGCCCCAACTTCCAAAGCCCCGGCATCCTCAAACCGGACATCATTGGTCCGGGCGTGAACATTATTGCCGGTTGGCCATTTCCTTTAGACAATTCCACAAACCTGAAGCACGCATTCAATGTGATCTCTGGGACCTCCATGTCCTGCCCCCACCTCAGCGGCGTGGCGGCGCTGCTCAAGAGCGCGCACCCGGACTGGTCGCCTGCCGCCATCAAGTCTGCTATCTtgaccaccgccaccacctccaACCTGGAACGCCGACCCATCGTCGACCAGACGCTCCATCCGGCGGACATTTTCGCCACCGGCGCTGGACACGTCAACCCATCAAAGGCCGTTGACCCCGGTCTCATATACGATGTTGGACCGCAAGATTACATCGCTTACCTTTGTGGGCTCGGCTACACCGACTCAGAAATCGAGACCATAGTTCAAGAAACAGTCACATGCTCGAGCATACCGAGCATCCCCGATTACCAGCTCAACTATCCATCGATAAGCGTGAGGTTCGAGGGTTCGGTAAATACGGTGAGTGTGACGAGGACGGTGAGGAATGTCGGACCTGCGAAGTCGCGTTATATTTTGTCACTCATTGACCCGATCATGGGTCTGGACTCAATTGGCGTGTCCCCGGGTGATCTGGAGTTCACCGAGGTGAACCAGACAGTGAGCTATACTGTTGACTTCACGAGGAGCGTTGACTGGAACACCACGGCGACGCCGTTCGCTCAAGGAGCGATCACGTGGGTCTCTGGTCAGCATTCGGTTCGAACCCCAGTGGCCGTTTTGTTCGAGTAA
- the LOC108959449 gene encoding subtilisin-like protease, translating to MEDRKCRSCPTTVMISLLGLAWLLSISPADGAIAVANPSSPLSTYIVQVRKPADQDFAATPGDLDAFYRSFLPATAASSNQEHRMVRSYRNVLSGFAAKLTTEEAEAIREKDGVLYVRPEEALSLHTTHTPDFLGLHQGVGLWKDSNFGKGVIIGVLDTGIFPDHISFSDEGVPPPPAKWKGGCDFNGKSCNNKLIGARSYTGPPDDQVGHGTHTSSTAAGAFVRRASALGNANGTAVGMAPLAHLAIYKVCEVFGCLESDILAGFDAAIEDGVDVLSLSLGGISRPFYDDAIAKGAFAAIQKGIFVSCSAGNSGPSNSTLSNEAPWILTVGASSIDRTITASVQLGSRQEFDGETLYQPHDFPQKLLPLVHAGKTGDPSSASCLAGSLRGRSDLQGKVVVCDIGDAKGRLEKGQEVKDAGGAAMILANGPTEGYTTLADAHVLPAVHVSYVAGAAIKSYLRKAPAPTATILFKGTRIGTSAAPAVSFFSSRGPNIESPGILKPDIIGPGVNILASWPFPLDKSTSKTHAFNVISGTSMACPHLSGVVALLKSAHPDWSPAAIKSAIVTTAATSNMKRQPIIDQTLHPADIFATGAGHVNPSRAVDPGLVYDIGLQDYVPYFCGLNYTDSEIEMIVQKKVTCSSIKSIPDYQLNYPSISVVFGGSVTMVSVTRTVRNVGPAKSHYRLVIDPIKGLDSIDVHPRDLEFTEANQTASYRVDFTRGVDRKAAATMPFAQGTITWVSARHSVRTPVAVVF from the coding sequence ATGGAAGACCGGAAATGCAGATCGTGTCCGACCACCGTGATGATTTCCCTTCTCGGTCTCGCTTGGCTTCTAAGCATATCGCCTGCTGATGGTGCTATTGCAGTAGCTAACCCAAGTAGCCCATTGTCCACTTATATTGTCCAAGTGCGAAAGCCGGCCGACCAAGATTTCGCTGCTACTCCAGGGGATCTTGATGCTTTCTATCGGTCATTTTTACCTGCCACAGCAGCCAGCTCAAACCAGGAGCACAGAATGGTTCGCTCATACCGAAATGTACTATCCGGGTTTGCTGCCAAATTGACCACTGAGGAAGCTGAAGCTATTCGAGAGAAGGACGGTGTTTTGTACGTGCGTCCGGAGGAGGCGCTCTCTTTGCACACAACTCACACCCCCGACTTCTTGGGATTGCACCAAGGTGTCGGGCTCTGGAAAGACTCGAACTTCGGTAAGGGCGTCATCATTGGAGTTCTGGACACAGGGATTTTTCCTGACCACATTTCCTTCAGCGACGAGGGGGTGCCTCCGCCCCCGGCCAAATGGAAGGGCGGGTGTGACTTCAATGGCAAGTCTTGCAACAACAAGCTCATCGGTGCCAGGTCGTACACTGGTCCGCCAGATGATCAAGTGGGACACGGCACGCACACTTCCAGCACGGCTGCTGGTGCTTTTGTGAGGCGTGCCAGTGCACTCGGGAATGCCAATGGCACGGCCGTAGGCATGGCGCCTCTTGCGCATTTGGCAATATACAAGGTTTGCGAGGTTTTCGGGTGCCTTGAGAGTGACATATTAGCTGGGTTCGACGCAGCCATTGAGGACGGTGTGGATGTGCTTTCACTCTCTCTTGGAGGAATATCCCGACCGTTCTATGACGACGCGATCGCAAAGGGTGCATTTGCCGCCATCCAAAAGGGCATCTTCGTCAGCTGCTCCGCCGGGAACAGTGGGCCGTCCAACAGCACGTTGTCAAATGAGGCACCATGGATTCTCACCGTGGGAGCGAGCAGCATCGACCGCACCATAACGGCCTCGGTGCAGCTCGGGAGCAGGCAAGAGTTCGATGGGGAGACCCTCTACCAACCCCACGACTTCCCTCAGAAGCTACTTCCCCTTGTTCATGCGGGAAAAACCGGAGATCCATCCTCGGCTTCCTGCCTCGCTGGCTCACTACGAGGCCGCTCGGACCTCCAAGGGAAAGTGGTTGTGTGCGATATTGGTGACGCAAAAGGACGACTCGAGAAAGGTCAAGAGGTCAAGGATGCAGGCGGCGCGGCCATGATCCTCGCGAACGGTCCCACCGAGGGATACACCACATTGGCCGATGCACATGTCCTTCCCGCAGTCCACGTGAGCTACGTCGCAGGGGCGGCGATCAAGAGCTACCTGAGGAAGGCGCCAGCGCCGACTGCCACGATCCTATTCAAAGGCACCCGCATTGGAACATCGGCCGCCCCGGCAGTATCATTCTTCTCTTCGCGCGGCCCCAACATCGAAAGCCCCGGCATCCTCAAACCGGACATCATTGGCCCCGGCGTGAACATCCTTGCCAGTTGGCCATTTCCTTTAGACAAATCCACAAGCAAGACGCACGCATTCAACGTGATCTCCGGGACCTCTATGGCCTGCCCCCACCTCAGCGGTGTGGTCGCGCTGCTCAAGAGTGCGCACCCCGACTGGTCGCCGGCCGCCATCAAGTCCGCCATTGTGACCACCGCTGCTACCTCCAACATGAAACGCCAACCCATCATCGACCAGACGCTCCATCCGGCAGACATTTTCGCCACCGGTGCAGGACATGTCAACCCGTCAAGGGCCGTCGACCCGGGTCTCGTTTACGACATCGGACTGCAAGATTACGTTCCTTATTTTTGCGGGCTCAACTACACTGACTCAGAAATCGAGATGATAGTTCAGAAGAAAGTCACATGCTCGAGCATAAAGAGCATACCCGATTACCAGCTCAACTACCCGTCGATCAGCGTGGTGTTCGGGGGCTCGGTGACGATGGTGAGTGTGACAAGGACGGTGAGGAACGTTGGACCGGCGAAGTCGCATTACCGGTTGGTCATCGACCCGATCAAAGGTCTGGACTCGATTGACGTGCACCCGCGTGATCTGGAATTCACGGAGGCGAACCAGACAGCGAGTTACAGGGTTGACTTTACGAGGGGAGTTGACCGGAAAGCGGCGGCGACGATGCCGTTCGCTCAGGGGACGATCACGTGGGTCTCTGCTCGGCATTCGGTTCGGACCCCTGTCGCTGTTGTGTTTTAA
- the LOC120293567 gene encoding G-type lectin S-receptor-like serine/threonine-protein kinase At2g19130: MCTCLEDRGVTISQGEKQFQTEVSTIGTIQHLSSFGGSALKATKSYWSLPNGSLDYHLFRRKDSKTLDWKTRYQIALGMAQGLAYLHEKCRDCIIHCDIKPENILLDAEFCPKSGRIWPCKLVGRDFSRVLTTMRGTRGYLAPEWISGVAITAKADVYSYGMILFEFVLGRRNSELSEDGAIKFFPTWVASKIAEGTKVTCSIFWTETWRQALILKEK; encoded by the coding sequence ATGTGCACATgcttggaggatcggggcgtgacaataagCCAAGGAGAGAAGCAATTCCAAACAGAAGTAAGCACAATCGGCACCATCCAGCACTTGTCAAGCTTCGGGGGTTCTGCTTTGAAGGCGACAAAAAGCTATTGGTCTCTGCCAAATGGTTCCTTAGACTATCATCTCTTTCGTAGAAAGGACTCGAAGACCTTGGATTGGAAAACTAGATACCAAATTGCTTTGGGAATGGCTCAGGGTCTGGCTTATCTCCATGAGAAGTGTAGAGATTGCATCATACATTGCGACATCAAGCCAGAGAACATCCTTCTAGATGCTGAATTCTGTCCAAAAAGTGGCAGAATTTGGCCTTGTAAGCTTGTTGGCCGAGATTTCAGTAGGGTGTTGACAACCATGAGAGGGACAAGAGGGTATCTTGCGCCAGAGTGGATCTCCGGAGTGGCCATAACAGCAAAAGCTGATGTTTATAGCTATGGAATGATACTCTTTGAGTTTGTTTTAGGAAGGAGGAACTCAGAGCTTTCGGAAGATGGGGCCATTAAGTTCTTCCCAACATGGGTTGCTAGTAAGATAGCCGAAGGAACAAAAGTGACCTGCTCGATCTTTTGGACCGAGACTTGGAGACAAGCGCTGAtactgaaagaaaaataa